In Maridesulfovibrio sp., a single genomic region encodes these proteins:
- a CDS encoding 4Fe-4S binding protein, producing MKQLVVISGKGGTGKTSVVAGLAAIGPKKVLADCDVDAADLHLILSPEIIDTHDFVSGERPSIDPEICTQCGLCAEHCRFDAISDDFKVLPEKCEGCGVCSYVCPSGAVNVQPRNCGQWFKSSTRFGTMIHAALGIGEENSGKLVTTVRNASAEAAEQDGAELVLVDGSPGVGCPVIASLTNADLAVFVAEPTISAVHDLKRVHKLTEHFKIPSMAIINKCGINSAQENEIRSFCAEKNILLAGELPYDTIFTKAQLEGLSVMEYDPEGMGKNFQAIWAKMEKNL from the coding sequence ATGAAACAGTTAGTAGTAATCAGCGGCAAGGGCGGAACAGGTAAAACCAGTGTAGTTGCGGGTCTTGCAGCCATCGGGCCGAAAAAAGTGCTCGCGGACTGCGATGTGGACGCGGCTGACCTGCACCTTATCCTTTCCCCGGAAATTATTGATACCCACGACTTTGTCAGCGGGGAAAGACCCTCTATAGACCCGGAAATATGCACTCAGTGCGGTCTCTGCGCTGAGCATTGCAGATTTGACGCGATTTCCGACGATTTCAAGGTCCTGCCGGAAAAATGTGAAGGATGCGGGGTTTGCTCCTATGTATGCCCTTCAGGCGCTGTAAACGTACAGCCGCGTAACTGCGGACAATGGTTCAAATCATCGACAAGGTTCGGAACAATGATCCACGCCGCCCTCGGCATCGGTGAAGAAAATTCCGGCAAACTGGTAACCACCGTGCGCAACGCCTCCGCGGAAGCGGCGGAACAGGATGGAGCCGAACTGGTTCTGGTAGACGGTTCGCCGGGAGTCGGATGCCCGGTAATAGCATCGCTGACCAATGCGGACCTGGCTGTCTTCGTGGCTGAACCGACAATATCAGCAGTGCATGACCTCAAACGAGTCCACAAGCTCACGGAACACTTCAAAATTCCGTCCATGGCGATTATCAACAAGTGCGGAATAAACTCGGCACAGGAAAATGAAATCAGATCTTTCTGTGCGGAGAAAAACATTCTGCTGGCCGGCGAACTTCCTTATGACACCATCTTCACCAAAGCCCAGCTTGAAGGTCTCTCGGTGATGGAATATGACCCGGAAGGAATGGGCAAAAATTTTCAGGCAATATGGGCAAAAATGGAAAAAAATCTTTAG
- a CDS encoding ABC transporter ATP-binding protein, which translates to MSNLLYELRDVVKEYDGPTEKVRVLDHVDLSIGFGEALAVLGSSGSGKTTLLHILGTLDTVSSGTVNFAGMNIHDMTAEKRAEVRNRGIGFIFQFHHLLPEFTTLENVALPAMMAGIGQSEASDMAREALGLVGLANRLEHRVTTLSGGERQRAAIARAILLKPKVLLADEPTGNLDEKTGNMVGEMLASLNEELGMTLVIVTHNLELAGMMKRRLELRSGELYAQN; encoded by the coding sequence ATGAGTAACCTGCTTTACGAACTGCGGGACGTTGTCAAGGAATATGACGGCCCTACAGAGAAGGTTCGGGTTCTGGACCATGTTGATCTTTCAATAGGGTTCGGTGAGGCTCTTGCCGTTCTGGGGTCATCAGGATCGGGCAAGACAACACTGCTGCATATTTTGGGTACGCTCGATACTGTTTCAAGTGGAACGGTTAATTTTGCAGGAATGAATATTCACGATATGACCGCTGAAAAACGTGCCGAAGTCAGGAACAGGGGAATCGGTTTCATTTTTCAGTTTCATCATCTACTTCCGGAGTTTACCACTCTGGAAAATGTTGCTCTTCCTGCCATGATGGCAGGAATTGGTCAGAGCGAAGCTTCTGATATGGCCCGTGAAGCTCTGGGTCTGGTAGGGCTCGCAAACAGGCTTGAACACAGGGTGACGACCCTGTCCGGCGGAGAAAGGCAGAGAGCGGCAATAGCGCGCGCCATACTGCTTAAGCCGAAAGTTCTGCTTGCGGATGAACCAACCGGAAACCTGGATGAGAAAACAGGGAATATGGTCGGCGAGATGCTGGCCTCCCTTAATGAAGAGCTTGGAATGACACTCGTTATTGTGACCCACAATCTTGAGTTGGCCGGTATGATGAAACGCCGGCTGGAGTTGCGTTCCGGAGAACTGTATGCACAGAACTAG
- a CDS encoding OmpH family outer membrane protein, whose product MRRILFAVLVLVLAFQATAFAAGPQKYAVVSMAKLIKDSEVGQDAQKKMAKKFETAKSQLQAKQKELESLKQSLQKQSLVLSLEAKQDKELEFKRKVRDYQDLAQATQRKMQMEEQKLGAPVLELIKKVVTEFGKKNGYAALFDKGAGGFLYVDDAIDVTNEVLLEMNRQFRAGKK is encoded by the coding sequence ATGCGTAGAATTCTTTTTGCTGTATTGGTTCTGGTTCTTGCTTTTCAGGCGACCGCCTTTGCTGCCGGACCTCAGAAGTATGCCGTTGTTTCCATGGCGAAACTGATCAAGGATTCTGAAGTCGGCCAGGATGCGCAGAAGAAAATGGCAAAGAAATTCGAGACAGCCAAGAGTCAGCTGCAGGCCAAGCAGAAAGAGCTGGAAAGCCTCAAACAGTCACTTCAGAAACAGAGCCTGGTGCTTTCTCTTGAAGCAAAGCAGGACAAGGAACTCGAGTTCAAACGTAAAGTGAGAGATTATCAGGATCTCGCGCAGGCTACTCAGCGCAAAATGCAGATGGAAGAGCAGAAGCTCGGCGCTCCGGTCCTTGAACTCATCAAGAAAGTGGTAACCGAATTCGGTAAGAAAAACGGTTATGCTGCACTTTTCGACAAAGGTGCCGGCGGTTTTCTGTATGTTGATGACGCTATTGACGTAACCAATGAAGTTCTTCTTGAAATGAACCGTCAGTTCAGAGCCGGTAAAAAATAG
- the fabZ gene encoding 3-hydroxyacyl-ACP dehydratase FabZ, with protein MSSNTLDYIDIRKIMNLLPHRYPFLLVDRVEELVPGESLRAYKNVTINEPFFQGHFPGLPVMPGVLIVEALAQAGGLAVLTTGKIDVESKVFLFTGINKLKFRRPVVPGDKLVLEVSDIRKKMHIWKMKCIATVDGEIAVQGEIAAAIVDKESV; from the coding sequence GTGAGCAGTAACACACTAGATTATATCGATATCAGAAAGATCATGAATCTGCTTCCCCACAGGTATCCTTTCCTGCTGGTGGACAGAGTTGAAGAACTCGTTCCCGGAGAATCTCTCAGGGCTTATAAGAATGTCACCATTAACGAGCCTTTTTTTCAGGGACATTTTCCCGGACTTCCCGTTATGCCCGGTGTTCTCATTGTGGAAGCCCTGGCTCAGGCCGGAGGGTTGGCTGTTCTTACCACTGGCAAAATCGACGTTGAAAGCAAGGTTTTTCTTTTTACCGGTATAAACAAGCTTAAATTTCGCAGACCGGTTGTCCCAGGAGACAAACTGGTGCTGGAAGTAAGTGATATAAGGAAAAAGATGCACATCTGGAAAATGAAGTGCATCGCAACCGTTGACGGCGAAATCGCCGTACAAGGCGAAATCGCCGCTGCCATTGTAGACAAGGAGTCTGTATAG
- a CDS encoding UDP-2,3-diacylglucosamine diphosphatase LpxI domain-containing protein, whose product MSGNNEVIGLIAGGGQFPLLVLKGAAAQGHRVVAVFFKGHSNPDVCALADASVELKLGQLSKLISFFKTNGVTKVVMAGTINKPKALDIRPDFRAAKLLFKLATKGDDVLLRAVTREFESEGMEVVGPHSFAPQLLTPAGLLSGRKPSETEQADLATGWKTAKELGRLDIGQCVVLREGVITAVEAIEGTDAAIRRGCELGGKGCCIVKVFKPGQEDRVDMPSIGLKTVQGMHELGATCLGVEAGKSLFFDLDKAVEFADKHGICIVGLTEEWFSGS is encoded by the coding sequence ATGAGCGGAAATAATGAAGTTATCGGACTTATAGCAGGGGGGGGGCAATTCCCCCTCCTTGTTCTCAAGGGAGCCGCAGCACAGGGTCACCGTGTTGTGGCTGTTTTTTTTAAGGGCCATTCCAATCCTGATGTTTGCGCATTGGCCGATGCTTCTGTTGAACTGAAGCTTGGGCAGCTTTCCAAACTTATCTCTTTTTTCAAGACTAACGGCGTGACCAAAGTGGTTATGGCCGGGACAATCAACAAACCCAAGGCCTTGGATATTCGTCCTGATTTCAGGGCGGCAAAACTCTTGTTCAAACTGGCCACAAAGGGTGACGATGTGCTTTTGCGGGCTGTGACCCGCGAGTTTGAATCCGAAGGGATGGAGGTTGTCGGGCCTCATTCTTTTGCACCGCAGTTGCTGACTCCTGCCGGTCTGCTCAGTGGGCGGAAACCCAGCGAAACCGAGCAGGCCGATCTCGCAACAGGCTGGAAAACTGCCAAGGAACTTGGGCGGCTGGACATTGGGCAGTGTGTCGTCCTGCGTGAAGGTGTAATCACCGCTGTTGAAGCTATTGAAGGGACTGACGCGGCCATACGCCGGGGATGCGAGCTTGGCGGCAAAGGCTGTTGCATCGTGAAGGTGTTCAAGCCGGGACAGGAGGACAGGGTCGATATGCCTTCAATCGGTCTCAAGACCGTTCAGGGCATGCACGAACTTGGGGCGACCTGTCTGGGAGTAGAAGCCGGGAAAAGCCTTTTTTTCGATCTGGACAAGGCCGTCGAGTTTGCCGACAAACACGGAATCTGCATTGTCGGATTAACGGAAGAATGGTTCAGTGGTAGCTGA
- a CDS encoding zinc ribbon domain-containing protein has translation MPIYEYKCLECGNIYEEISSPEATSAACPSCGSNSVEKLMSSTSSLTGKDTPNVPDARGTGCCGANPSAKGCVPGSCCGKA, from the coding sequence ATGCCCATCTACGAATACAAATGCCTTGAGTGCGGCAATATCTACGAAGAAATAAGCAGCCCTGAAGCAACGTCTGCGGCCTGTCCTTCGTGCGGTTCAAACTCCGTGGAAAAACTCATGTCGTCAACATCATCGCTGACAGGAAAAGACACCCCGAACGTCCCCGATGCAAGGGGAACGGGCTGTTGCGGAGCAAATCCGTCGGCAAAAGGATGTGTTCCCGGTTCATGCTGCGGGAAAGCATAA
- the bamA gene encoding outer membrane protein assembly factor BamA — protein sequence MHRTRILLLLIAATLAFMFDFGVDRAQAEDASGIVIAVLPFEVNADADAQYLKDSLPTLISDRLREAGFRVVGQDRVTKLVDEQGFEYLNLQAAKDMALLAGAGYSVYGSFSQIGEDISLDVRLVEAFGLKSAVPLFVTKKGLINLLPAVDELISKMKLELLSQDKIAAIEVRGTRVLDKDVILMRTNIKTGDIYTPSKINADLKNIYALGYFDDVKVKVTDVPGGKKIVFDVKEKPRIQAISVTGADAIDSEDILAAVNSKKGAVLNPKVLSDDLNTLREMYRKEGYYKAKIDYSVEGEGPQARLNINIDEGKKLYIEGIRIEGAKQLDPEEIKAQLALTERGWLSWFTKTGVLKEELLERDSAAILAYYGNRGFIDAKVGEPELEIKDDGIYVTFKVSEGDRYKVGSVAFRGDLIVKKSRLCELISADDMAAGAEYLDRSVLREDMKAISEFYSNYGYAYAEANIQMDQNTEDKTVAVTFVISKRQKVYIRRVIIEGNGKTRNNVILREMRLTDGDQFSGARLQRSIVRLNKLDYFSEVDIEPVPTGDPSEMDLKVKVKDKNTGMVSGGIGYSTSDGVFVTAKISERNLFGRGWNFSLSGGWSSKNISYGLDFYNPRVNDSKWGAGAATYWRNEDYDDYDKETIGGALSAGYPLGEYTNFFSNYRLENYNVTEVSSTAADSIKEMEGNNWSSVVTAGLKRDTTNKAFNPSTGTLNEAKVEMGGGVLLGDDAFVKYTFDSNYFTPVFWDLIFHWKGSVGFIHDNFGDGDIPAFERFYLGGINNVRGYSSRMISPRDSSSGDRIGGNKMLYMNFELLFPINEEFGLVGVTFFDMGNSWDDGQSFFYDTKQDDGDSLPLGLYKSIGAGIRWFSPMGPIRVEYGYGLDKLKDSGRHKIEFSMGQFF from the coding sequence ATGCACAGAACTAGAATTCTGCTTTTACTGATTGCTGCAACACTGGCGTTCATGTTCGATTTCGGGGTCGACAGGGCACAGGCCGAAGATGCTTCCGGCATAGTCATTGCCGTTCTTCCTTTTGAAGTCAATGCTGACGCCGATGCTCAATATCTCAAGGACAGTCTTCCCACCCTTATTTCCGACAGGCTGCGGGAAGCCGGGTTCCGGGTTGTGGGGCAGGACCGGGTCACCAAGCTTGTAGACGAGCAGGGGTTCGAATATCTGAACCTGCAGGCGGCCAAGGATATGGCTCTTCTTGCCGGTGCGGGATACTCTGTTTACGGAAGCTTCAGTCAGATAGGAGAGGATATAAGCCTTGACGTGAGGCTCGTGGAGGCATTCGGTCTTAAATCGGCCGTTCCGTTGTTCGTGACCAAGAAAGGGCTTATCAATCTGCTGCCTGCAGTTGACGAACTTATTTCAAAAATGAAACTTGAACTGCTCAGCCAGGACAAGATTGCGGCAATTGAGGTTCGCGGTACGAGGGTGCTTGATAAAGATGTTATCCTTATGCGCACCAACATAAAAACCGGTGATATTTATACTCCTTCAAAAATAAACGCCGACCTCAAGAATATTTACGCACTCGGATATTTTGATGATGTAAAAGTGAAAGTTACCGACGTTCCCGGCGGTAAGAAAATTGTTTTTGATGTAAAGGAGAAACCGCGCATTCAGGCTATCAGTGTGACAGGAGCCGATGCTATTGATTCGGAAGATATTCTTGCTGCGGTCAACTCCAAGAAAGGGGCCGTACTAAACCCCAAAGTCCTTTCCGATGACCTTAATACCCTTCGGGAAATGTACCGCAAGGAAGGCTACTACAAAGCCAAAATCGATTACAGCGTGGAAGGCGAAGGCCCGCAGGCCCGCCTGAATATTAATATTGATGAAGGCAAGAAGCTTTACATTGAAGGTATTAGAATTGAAGGAGCCAAACAGCTTGATCCGGAGGAGATCAAGGCTCAGCTGGCCCTCACTGAACGCGGCTGGCTTTCATGGTTTACCAAGACCGGGGTTCTCAAGGAAGAGCTCCTTGAGAGAGACTCTGCCGCAATTCTGGCATACTACGGTAACCGCGGGTTCATTGATGCCAAAGTCGGCGAGCCGGAACTTGAAATCAAGGATGACGGTATCTACGTCACTTTCAAGGTTTCTGAAGGTGACCGTTACAAAGTCGGTTCCGTAGCATTCCGCGGTGACCTTATTGTCAAGAAGTCCCGTCTTTGTGAACTGATTTCCGCAGACGACATGGCCGCCGGTGCAGAGTATCTGGATCGTTCCGTTTTACGGGAAGATATGAAGGCTATTTCCGAATTTTATTCCAACTACGGTTACGCCTACGCTGAAGCCAATATCCAGATGGATCAGAACACGGAAGACAAGACCGTTGCGGTTACTTTCGTGATCAGCAAACGTCAGAAGGTCTACATTCGCCGCGTTATCATCGAGGGTAACGGAAAGACCCGCAACAACGTCATTTTGCGCGAAATGCGTCTGACCGACGGTGACCAGTTCAGCGGTGCAAGACTCCAGCGTTCCATTGTTCGTCTCAACAAGCTTGATTACTTCAGTGAAGTGGACATAGAACCGGTGCCCACCGGTGATCCAAGCGAAATGGACCTTAAGGTCAAGGTTAAGGACAAAAACACCGGTATGGTCAGCGGCGGTATCGGATACTCCACCTCTGACGGTGTTTTCGTCACGGCCAAGATCAGCGAGCGCAACCTGTTCGGGCGGGGCTGGAATTTCAGTCTCAGCGGCGGCTGGAGTTCCAAGAACATCAGCTACGGCCTGGATTTTTATAACCCGAGGGTGAACGACTCCAAATGGGGAGCAGGTGCAGCGACCTACTGGCGTAATGAAGACTATGATGATTATGACAAGGAAACTATCGGTGGAGCGCTTTCTGCCGGGTATCCCCTTGGTGAATATACCAACTTCTTTTCCAACTACCGTCTGGAAAACTACAATGTTACCGAAGTTTCATCCACCGCAGCCGATTCCATCAAGGAAATGGAAGGCAACAACTGGTCCAGTGTTGTGACGGCAGGATTAAAACGAGATACGACCAACAAGGCTTTCAACCCCTCAACCGGTACTCTCAACGAAGCCAAGGTTGAAATGGGGGGAGGCGTTCTGCTCGGAGATGACGCTTTCGTCAAGTATACTTTCGACTCCAACTATTTTACTCCTGTGTTCTGGGATTTGATATTCCACTGGAAGGGAAGTGTCGGATTTATTCATGATAACTTTGGAGACGGCGATATCCCTGCGTTCGAGCGTTTCTATCTGGGCGGTATCAACAATGTCCGCGGTTATTCCAGCAGGATGATTTCTCCTCGTGACAGTTCTTCAGGAGACCGTATCGGTGGTAACAAGATGCTCTACATGAACTTTGAACTGTTGTTCCCCATCAACGAGGAATTCGGGCTTGTCGGAGTCACCTTCTTTGATATGGGTAACTCCTGGGATGACGGTCAGAGCTTCTTCTACGATACCAAGCAGGATGACGGAGATTCGCTGCCCCTTGGTCTTTACAAGAGTATCGGTGCCGGTATCCGCTGGTTCTCACCGATGGGTCCGATCAGGGTCGAATACGGTTACGGCCTCGACAAGCTCAAGGACAGCGGCAGGCATAAGATTGAATTCTCTATGGGACAGTTCTTCTAG
- a CDS encoding CGGC domain-containing protein, whose protein sequence is MSKEKILIIGCKRTMDDTCIGCSRCMVGFNRRAGEFERYDKDAELMGVMGCGDCPGMAIVPRMALMKLWNSKLGETPTKVHIAPCVAIHCPYKETLIKKIKAKAGCEVIEGTHPFQPENIFAE, encoded by the coding sequence ATGTCCAAGGAAAAAATTCTTATCATCGGCTGCAAACGCACCATGGATGACACCTGTATCGGATGCTCCCGCTGCATGGTCGGTTTCAACCGCCGTGCAGGTGAATTTGAACGTTATGACAAGGACGCGGAATTGATGGGTGTAATGGGCTGCGGAGACTGTCCGGGCATGGCTATCGTCCCGCGCATGGCCCTTATGAAACTCTGGAACTCCAAGCTCGGAGAAACACCCACCAAAGTTCATATTGCGCCCTGCGTGGCGATACACTGTCCCTACAAGGAAACCCTGATCAAAAAGATCAAGGCCAAGGCTGGCTGTGAAGTAATAGAAGGCACCCACCCGTTCCAGCCTGAAAACATTTTCGCGGAATAG
- the lpxA gene encoding acyl-ACP--UDP-N-acetylglucosamine O-acyltransferase: MATEIHPSAIVDPGAKLGENVKIGPFCVIEDNTVIGDNCSLDANVQIKSFTRMGSNNVVHTGVVLGGPPQHLAFKNEETTVEIGNNNIFREYMTVHRGTVQGRGRTVIGDNCMLMAYVHIAHDCVLGNNVIMANAASLAGHVDVGNYVNIGGMSGIHQFVRIGDYAFLGAMSGFAQDLPPYMLATGVRGVLHGPNSVGLRRHGFNSKTCMSIKKAYRIIFRSGLTREESIEMAEKEFPDVPEVAHLIEFIRSSERGICPADRSPE, translated from the coding sequence GTGGCTACTGAAATACATCCCAGTGCAATTGTGGATCCCGGCGCCAAGCTGGGAGAAAATGTCAAGATAGGTCCTTTCTGTGTTATCGAGGACAATACCGTAATCGGAGACAACTGCAGTCTGGACGCCAATGTCCAGATTAAATCGTTCACCCGTATGGGGTCGAACAATGTAGTTCATACCGGGGTTGTTCTGGGCGGTCCTCCGCAGCACCTCGCTTTCAAGAACGAGGAAACCACAGTCGAGATCGGAAACAACAACATTTTCCGTGAATACATGACTGTCCACAGGGGAACCGTACAGGGACGCGGCCGTACCGTAATCGGTGATAACTGCATGCTGATGGCCTATGTGCATATTGCTCATGACTGTGTGCTCGGCAACAATGTCATTATGGCAAATGCCGCCAGTCTGGCCGGTCATGTTGATGTCGGCAACTATGTCAACATCGGCGGTATGTCCGGAATACATCAGTTCGTGCGCATCGGTGATTACGCATTTCTCGGCGCAATGTCCGGTTTTGCACAGGACCTTCCGCCTTACATGCTGGCTACCGGAGTCCGTGGAGTATTGCACGGTCCGAACTCGGTAGGGCTTAGAAGGCACGGATTCAACTCCAAAACATGCATGTCGATCAAGAAAGCGTACAGGATTATTTTCCGCTCCGGCCTTACCAGGGAAGAGTCTATTGAAATGGCTGAAAAAGAGTTCCCGGATGTACCTGAAGTAGCACATCTGATCGAGTTTATACGTTCATCCGAGCGTGGCATATGCCCGGCAGATCGCTCTCCTGAATAG
- a CDS encoding lipoprotein-releasing ABC transporter permease subunit, which yields MKFELFVALRYLFTLRKNSFISVISLFAVCGVAIGVAALIVVIGVMNGFSTDLRDKILGVNAHVIVNAYDGTLENYHHMIDKIQKIPGVTGVTPFIYSEVMLSSSGGVKGVVLRGVDAGTAKGVLSLPGDMVSGSVDCLEKDEKLPEIVIGTQLAQRLGLSTGDTVNLLSPSGTRSAAGFTPKVRVFKVGGIFRTGMFEYDSSLAYISNTAAQKLLGFKRDFVSGLEIRLADVYAVDKIGKVLRKELAGYPVQIRNWQEMNANLFAALKLEKTAMFIILAMIVMVGSFSIITTLVMLVMQKTRDIAVLMSMGATSGSVRRIFMLQGTLIGLIGTSIGYLIGLPVAFLLKKYQFIKLPSNVYPVDYLPIRMDWLDLTIIGVAAFSLCFVATLYPAKQAARLEPAQALRYE from the coding sequence GCAATCGGGGTTGCGGCCCTGATTGTCGTGATAGGAGTGATGAACGGTTTTTCAACCGATTTGAGGGACAAGATCCTCGGCGTAAACGCTCATGTAATAGTGAACGCGTATGACGGAACCCTTGAAAATTATCATCACATGATAGACAAGATACAGAAGATACCGGGCGTTACAGGTGTAACGCCCTTTATCTATTCTGAAGTCATGCTTTCCAGCAGCGGGGGAGTCAAAGGCGTTGTTCTGCGCGGAGTTGATGCCGGAACAGCCAAAGGCGTGCTCAGTCTGCCCGGAGATATGGTTTCCGGCAGTGTTGACTGTCTTGAAAAAGACGAAAAACTGCCCGAAATCGTTATAGGAACTCAGCTTGCGCAGCGGTTGGGCCTTTCCACCGGTGACACGGTGAATCTGCTTTCCCCTTCCGGAACCCGCTCTGCAGCCGGTTTTACCCCGAAAGTTCGGGTGTTTAAGGTTGGGGGCATTTTCCGAACCGGAATGTTCGAGTACGATTCCTCGCTGGCGTATATAAGCAACACAGCAGCGCAAAAACTGCTCGGATTCAAGCGGGATTTCGTTTCCGGACTTGAAATTCGTCTCGCTGACGTATATGCAGTTGATAAGATAGGTAAAGTGCTGCGCAAAGAGCTGGCCGGATATCCTGTGCAGATACGCAACTGGCAGGAGATGAACGCCAACCTTTTTGCTGCTCTCAAGCTGGAAAAGACCGCCATGTTCATCATCCTGGCGATGATAGTAATGGTCGGATCGTTCAGTATAATTACTACTCTGGTCATGCTGGTTATGCAGAAGACCAGGGATATTGCGGTGTTGATGTCCATGGGAGCGACTTCCGGAAGTGTCAGAAGAATTTTTATGCTTCAGGGAACCCTGATAGGGCTGATCGGGACTTCGATAGGTTATCTTATCGGGCTCCCGGTGGCTTTTTTATTGAAAAAATATCAGTTCATCAAACTGCCCAGCAATGTGTATCCCGTTGATTATCTCCCCATCCGGATGGACTGGCTGGATTTGACCATAATCGGCGTTGCCGCTTTTTCGCTCTGTTTCGTGGCTACCCTGTATCCCGCGAAACAAGCTGCACGTCTGGAACCTGCGCAGGCTTTGAGATATGAGTAA
- the lpxD gene encoding UDP-3-O-(3-hydroxymyristoyl)glucosamine N-acyltransferase — translation MLLSELAGLLGLELSGAEKEITGVNTLELAGPTELSFLANAKYEPMLKTTRAAAVVLEKKYADQVESALLSENPYMDLGKAMHVFSKPQGCLDGVHELAFVHDDAEVDTTCTVYPFAFIGRGSKIGANCKIFPGVYIGEDCEIGPGCILYPNCSIMAETVIGAGVIIQPGAVIGGDGFGYAQVSGKHMKIPQIGSVELQSMVEIGANACVDRAALDVTRIGAGTKIDNLVQIAHNVTTGEDCIVISQSGVAGSTKLGKGVILAAQAGLVDNINIGDGAVIGAQAGVTNDIPAGFMGAGSPIQEKGKFLRSSVYHRKLPDMGKKISALEKRIKVLEAELSKGK, via the coding sequence ATGCTTCTTTCCGAATTAGCAGGACTTCTCGGCCTGGAACTGTCCGGTGCCGAGAAGGAAATTACCGGAGTTAATACCCTTGAGCTGGCCGGTCCTACCGAGCTATCCTTTCTGGCAAACGCCAAATATGAACCTATGCTCAAGACAACCAGAGCTGCGGCTGTGGTGCTTGAAAAAAAGTATGCCGATCAGGTTGAATCAGCTTTGCTTAGTGAAAATCCGTATATGGATCTGGGCAAGGCAATGCACGTTTTTTCAAAACCTCAGGGCTGCCTGGACGGAGTTCACGAACTGGCATTCGTTCATGATGATGCAGAAGTTGATACAACGTGCACGGTATATCCTTTCGCTTTCATCGGCCGGGGGTCTAAGATCGGGGCCAACTGTAAAATCTTTCCCGGTGTGTACATCGGTGAGGATTGTGAAATCGGCCCCGGGTGTATTCTTTACCCCAACTGTTCGATCATGGCCGAAACGGTCATCGGGGCCGGGGTTATTATTCAGCCCGGCGCTGTTATAGGCGGCGACGGGTTCGGGTATGCGCAGGTTTCGGGAAAGCATATGAAGATTCCGCAGATCGGTTCAGTAGAGCTTCAGAGTATGGTTGAAATCGGCGCAAATGCCTGCGTTGATCGGGCCGCTCTTGATGTTACCCGTATCGGGGCCGGTACCAAAATAGACAACCTCGTTCAGATCGCTCATAATGTGACCACCGGTGAAGATTGTATTGTCATTTCCCAGTCCGGGGTAGCCGGGAGTACAAAACTCGGTAAGGGTGTTATCCTAGCGGCTCAGGCCGGTCTGGTAGATAATATCAATATCGGCGACGGTGCCGTTATCGGAGCTCAGGCCGGTGTTACCAACGATATTCCTGCAGGATTCATGGGGGCTGGTTCCCCTATTCAGGAAAAAGGAAAATTCCTTCGGTCTTCTGTTTACCATAGAAAACTCCCCGACATGGGTAAGAAAATATCCGCACTGGAAAAACGAATAAAAGTTCTCGAAGCGGAGTTGAGTAAAGGAAAATAA